A genome region from Pirellulales bacterium includes the following:
- a CDS encoding DUF1501 domain-containing protein has translation MANNIFKHGLSRRALLKTVSCGFGYLALADLASQTLATESPNVLVPKSTHFPARAKRVIFLFMAGAPSHVDTFDYKPKLQADDGRPADGKGASRKLMKSPFKFAKHGHSGLWISDIFPNLATHADDLCLLNSMYTDVGVHPQAVIEMHTGTFRFQRPSMGAWTLYGLGSDNSELPGFITINPTGGAPTYGSAFLPASYQGIKIDGVQEKNGGGRMANIANPRLSAELQRKQLDLLASLNKDRLAKDGVNTELEGLIESYELAFRMEGAVPAIMDISNETQTTRDSYGVGTKGTDNFGRQCLIARRFAEAGVRFIELGMGGWDQHNDLRAKLTTNARSIDKPIAALLADLKQRDMLKDTLVVWGGEFGRTPAAQKSDGRDHNASGFSMWMAGGGVKGGYRHGATDEHGTNAVDKKMHINDLHATMLYLLGLDHTKLTYQYSGREVRLTDLAGQVAHDIVA, from the coding sequence ATGGCCAACAATATCTTCAAGCACGGTCTTTCTCGACGGGCACTCCTGAAGACTGTGTCCTGCGGCTTTGGCTATCTGGCCTTGGCCGATCTGGCCTCGCAGACACTTGCCACGGAGTCGCCGAACGTTCTGGTGCCCAAATCCACACACTTTCCTGCCCGCGCCAAGCGGGTCATCTTTCTGTTTATGGCTGGCGCGCCTTCGCACGTTGATACCTTCGATTACAAGCCGAAGCTACAGGCAGATGATGGCCGCCCGGCCGACGGTAAAGGGGCTTCGCGCAAGTTGATGAAGTCGCCGTTCAAGTTCGCAAAGCACGGACATTCGGGCCTGTGGATCTCGGACATATTTCCCAATCTGGCGACACATGCCGATGATCTCTGTCTGCTCAACAGCATGTATACCGACGTGGGCGTGCATCCGCAGGCCGTGATCGAAATGCACACCGGCACGTTCCGCTTTCAACGCCCATCGATGGGGGCCTGGACGCTGTATGGTTTGGGGAGCGACAACTCCGAGCTGCCCGGGTTCATTACGATCAATCCCACCGGCGGCGCGCCAACCTACGGCAGTGCCTTTTTGCCGGCCTCGTACCAGGGCATCAAGATCGATGGCGTGCAGGAGAAAAACGGTGGCGGCCGCATGGCCAATATCGCCAACCCACGACTGTCTGCCGAATTGCAGCGCAAGCAGCTCGACCTGTTGGCCAGCTTGAATAAAGATCGCCTGGCCAAGGATGGCGTCAACACCGAACTGGAGGGCCTGATCGAATCCTACGAGCTGGCTTTCCGCATGGAAGGAGCCGTGCCGGCGATCATGGATATCTCGAACGAGACGCAAACCACGCGCGACTCCTACGGCGTCGGCACCAAGGGGACCGACAATTTCGGGCGGCAGTGCCTGATCGCGCGGCGGTTCGCCGAAGCTGGCGTGCGCTTTATCGAACTGGGCATGGGGGGCTGGGATCAGCACAATGACCTGCGCGCAAAGCTGACGACAAACGCGCGCAGCATCGATAAGCCCATCGCGGCTTTGCTCGCCGACTTGAAACAACGCGACATGCTCAAGGACACGCTGGTCGTATGGGGGGGCGAATTTGGCCGTACGCCGGCTGCGCAAAAGTCTGACGGTCGTGATCACAACGCCAGCGGATTCAGCATGTGGATGGCCGGCGGCGGAGTGAAGGGGGGCTATCGTCACGGCGCCACCGACGAGCACGGCACCAACGCCGTCGACAAGAAAATGCACATCAACGATCTACACGCCACGATGCTGTATCTACTTGGGCTCGATCACACCAAGCTGACGTACCAGTACAGCGGCCGCGAAGTACGCTTGACCGACCTGGCCGGCCAGGTGGCACACGACATTGTCGCTTAG